The following proteins come from a genomic window of Prionailurus viverrinus isolate Anna chromosome D1, UM_Priviv_1.0, whole genome shotgun sequence:
- the JHY gene encoding jhy protein homolog isoform X4, with protein sequence MSHSKLIPKLSVRSPVHHTSLKVQSTEPPFKKDLHLISKDSLESDSESFTQESKSQSGLGNPTQDNMEPDSLEEESPQLESLSETEEEASRRAAQKDGKENLHTQNDGIYSSQQPVEDKYSDLRYDPNWKSKKEERKFLTVEALPESVDSSTENLTSDPLYPSKETSMELPGGKAEQKRSPQSVASLLGSEFLSPNYERGTHHSQPSSELSDRDLEKSSKLSRCLKSSSSHNEVFLPGSRGRRRRKSKQYFVEKNKLTLGLPTPKTDSYLQLHNKKRGDVLSEQEIPFSL encoded by the exons ATGAGTCATAGTAAATTAATTCCCAAGCTCTCAGTTCGGTCTCCTGTCCACCACACCAGCTTAAAAGTCCAGTCCACAGAGCCACCTTTTAAGAAAGACTTACACCTGATTTCAAAAGACTCCTTGGAATCCGATTCAGAAAGCTTCACTCAAGAGAGCAAGTCCCAGTCTGGACTTGGAAATCCAACCCAGGACAATATGGAGCCTGACAGCCTGGAGGAGGAAAGCCCTCAACTGGAAAGCCTGAGtgagacagaagaggaagcaaGCAGAAGAGCAGCCCAGAAGGACGGCAAGGAGAACCTCCATACCCAGAACGATGGCATATATTCCAG CCAACAGCCGGTAGAGGATAAATATTCAGACCTGCGATACGACCCAAACTGGAAGAgtaagaaagaggagaggaagttCTTGACGGTGGAAGCACTGCCAGAGTCTGTAGACAGCTCGACTGAAAATCTGACTTCAGATCCACTGTACCCCTCCAAGGAGACGTCCATGGAACTCCCTGGGGGAAAGGCGGAACAGAAGAGGAGCCCACAGAGCGTTGCCTCCTTACTTGGCAGTGAATTTTTAAGCCCGAACTATGAGCGCGGCACCCATCACAGCCAGCCATCTTCGGAGCTGAGCGACCGTGATCTGGAGAAGTCCAGCAAGCTCTCTCGGTGCTTGAAGAGTTCAAGTTCACATAATGAGGTTTTTCTGCCAGGATCACGTGGCCGGCGGCGAAGGAAGTCCAAACaatattttgtggaaaaaaaCAAGCTGACTCTGGGATTACCTACTCCTAAAACGGACTCGTATCTTCAGCTTCacaataaaaaaaggggggacgTTCTCTCAGAACAG